From a single Amphiprion ocellaris isolate individual 3 ecotype Okinawa chromosome 18, ASM2253959v1, whole genome shotgun sequence genomic region:
- the egr2b gene encoding early growth response protein 2b → MTAKTLEKVPVNLGGFVHPAAESVYSVDDIATSLPTSVAIFPNSDLGAHYDQINVAADGLMGADLSAEKRSLDLSSYSSGFSQPAPHRNQTFTYMGKFSIDSQYPSNWNPEGVINIVSGIFNVAQPPPPPSSSASSSPASSGSPNHFSSGNLSCTMAAQSQAEIDHHHHLYSPPPPYSSSGCGEVYQDPSAFLSTSTCPIASYPPPSYSSPKQPGSSDAPGLFPIIPDYSGFFQPACQRDMHTAGIQDRKPFGQCPLDTFRVPPPLTPLNTIRNFTLGGPVGSGSEGGPPRLPTAYSPQNLPLRPILRPRKYPNRPSKTPIHERPYPCPAEGCDRRFSRSDELTRHIRIHTGHKPFQCRICMRNFSRSDHLTTHIRTHTGEKPFACDFCGRKFARSDERKRHTKIHLRQKERKSSTVSSSSSSSSSSSGLERSGGVSATNGICS, encoded by the exons ATGACGGCAAAAACTCTGGAAAAGGTGCCGGTAAATCTCGGGGGGTTCGTGCATCCCGCAGCAGAGAGCGTGTACTCGGTGGATGACATCGCCACCAGCCTGCCGACCTCTGTTGCCATCTTCCCCAACAGCGACTTAGGAGCGCATTACGACCAGATTAATGTGGCAGCAG atGGGTTGATGGGCGCAGACCTGAGCGCAGAGAAACGCTCCCTGGACCTGTCCTCCTACTCCAGCGGCTTCTCTCAGCCCGCACCCCACCGCAACCAGACCTTCACCTACATGGGAAAGTTCTCCATAGACTCCCAGTATCCGAGTAACTGGAACCCCGAGGGAGTGATCAACATCGTCTCCGGCATCTTCAACGTGGCCCAgccgcctcctcctccctcctcctcagcGTCCTCCTCCCCGGCCTCTTCAGGATCTCCCAATCACTTCTCCAGCGGAAATTTAAGTTGCACCATGGCGGCTCAGAGCCAGGCAGAGATagaccaccaccaccacctgtACTCACCCCCGcctccctactcctcctccgGCTGCGGGGAGGTGTATCAGGACCCCTCGGCGTTTTTGTCCACGTCCACTTGCCCCATCGCTTCTTACCCTCCACCCTCCTACTCTTCGCCAAAGCAGCCCGGAAGCTCAGACGCACCGGGGCTTTTCCCCATAATTCCTGACTACTCGGGCTTCTTCCAGCCGGCGTGCCAGCGGGACATGCACACGGCAGGTATCCAGGATCGGAAACCGTTCGGCCAGTGTCCGCTTGATACATTCCGCGTCCCCCCGCCGCTGACCCCGCTGAACACTATCAGAAACTTTACTCTGGGGGGTCCAGTTGGCAGTGGCTCCGAGGGAGGACCGCCCAGGCTCCCCACCGCCTACAGCCCACAGAACCTGCCCCTGAGGCCGATCCTGAGGCCCAGAAAATACCCGAACAGACCCAGCAAGACGCCCATCCATGAGCGGCCGTACCCCTGTCCGGCGGAGGGCTGCGACCGGCGGTTCTCCCGCTCAGACGAACTGACCAGACACATCCGCATCCACACGGGACACAAGCCGTTTCAGTGCCGGATCTGCATGCGCAACTTCAGCCGTAGCGACCACCTCACCACGCACATCCGGACGCACACGGGAGAGAAGCCGTTCGCCTGTGACTTCTGCGGTCGCAAGTTCGCTCGGAGCGACGAGAGGAAGAGACACACTAAAATCCACCTGAGGCAGAAGGAGAGGAAGTCCTCCACTgtctcctcctcgtcctcctcctcgtccagCAGCTCCGGACTGGAGCGGTCAGGTGGCGTCAGCGCTACCAACGGGATCTGTTCATAG